One Campylobacter concisus DNA window includes the following coding sequences:
- the lepB gene encoding signal peptidase I: MKRAFTKFYDFCSSWTGTVIIVLLVIFFVAQAFVIPSGSMKNTLLVGDFLFAKKYVYGIPTPRIPWLEVKILPELNDNGHLITGDGPARGDIVVFRYPNDEKTHFVKRCFATSEDEIVFTEKALYLRPKEGDSFIKANCRENLNGKESKFGYSCKDIVELDGKLFIKEPYRFSGIHYDENVNLFEQMVFMLNTNKSNVFMKPALISSLPQNPNFNFNAFYVKVPKDEYFMIGDNRDHSNDSRFWGSVAYKDIVGQPWFIYFSWDNNYNVRWERIGRFVDTIENDEFFTKQALKEGEVDGLH; this comes from the coding sequence ATGAAGAGAGCTTTTACTAAATTTTATGACTTTTGCTCGAGCTGGACAGGCACGGTTATCATCGTTTTGCTTGTCATTTTCTTTGTAGCTCAAGCCTTTGTGATCCCGTCTGGTTCGATGAAAAACACGCTTTTGGTTGGGGATTTTTTATTTGCTAAAAAGTATGTTTATGGCATACCAACGCCAAGAATCCCTTGGCTTGAGGTAAAAATTTTACCTGAGCTAAATGACAATGGCCATCTCATCACAGGCGATGGTCCTGCAAGGGGCGATATAGTCGTATTTCGCTATCCAAACGATGAAAAAACTCACTTTGTAAAGCGCTGCTTTGCAACCAGCGAGGACGAGATCGTCTTTACTGAAAAAGCCCTATATCTACGCCCAAAAGAGGGAGATAGCTTCATAAAGGCAAACTGCCGTGAAAATTTAAACGGCAAAGAGAGTAAATTTGGCTACTCATGCAAGGACATTGTCGAGCTTGATGGCAAGCTTTTCATAAAAGAGCCATATAGATTTAGCGGCATCCACTACGACGAAAATGTAAATTTATTTGAGCAGATGGTTTTCATGCTAAATACAAACAAATCAAACGTTTTTATGAAGCCAGCGCTCATTAGCTCACTACCGCAAAACCCAAATTTTAACTTTAACGCTTTTTACGTCAAAGTGCCAAAAGATGAATACTTCATGATAGGCGACAACCGCGACCACTCAAATGATAGCCGTTTTTGGGGAAGCGTGGCTTACAAAGATATAGTTGGACAGCCTTGGTTTATATATTTTAGCTGGGACAATAACTACAATGTGCGCTGGGAGCGTATCGGACGCTTTGTAGATACGATAGAAAATGATGAGTTTTTCACAAAACAAGCTTTAAAAGAAGGAGAAGTTGATGGACTTCACTAA
- a CDS encoding site-2 protease family protein: protein MDFTNFDPIKVATIVLSLVIAIVGHEIAHGYVAYKFGDNTAKNLGRLSINPIKHIDLVGTIIVPLVLYLSTGMMFGWAKPVPVNTYTVVRNGGYKAAIYVSLAGICYNVILGILSLFVLKALLNIETFEILLQFLFTLALLNLMLAIFNLYPIPPLDGFHALEYALRNFGFHALAEKLEGISRYGFVILIIILVSPLKDTIFYPTRYVLDIASAFING from the coding sequence ATGGACTTCACTAATTTTGACCCCATAAAAGTCGCCACTATCGTCCTCTCTTTAGTAATTGCCATCGTCGGTCACGAGATCGCTCACGGATATGTCGCTTATAAATTTGGTGACAACACAGCAAAAAATCTTGGCAGACTTAGTATAAATCCAATAAAACACATCGATCTTGTTGGCACTATCATCGTGCCACTGGTGCTTTATCTAAGCACTGGTATGATGTTTGGCTGGGCAAAACCAGTGCCTGTAAATACCTACACAGTTGTGCGAAATGGCGGCTATAAAGCAGCTATCTACGTAAGTCTAGCTGGCATTTGCTACAACGTCATCTTAGGCATCTTATCGCTTTTTGTGTTAAAAGCTTTATTAAACATAGAAACCTTTGAAATTTTACTTCAGTTTTTATTTACGCTTGCGCTTTTAAATTTGATGTTAGCCATCTTTAACCTCTATCCGATCCCACCACTTGATGGCTTTCACGCACTTGAGTATGCGCTTAGAAATTTTGGCTTTCACGCACTGGCTGAAAAGCTTGAGGGCATCTCGCGATATGGCTTTGTCATCCTTATCATCATCCTCGTCTCGCCTTTAAAAGATACTATCTTTTATCCAACAAGATACGTTTTAGATATCGCAAGTGCATTTATAAATGGCTAA